The Desulfarculaceae bacterium genome window below encodes:
- a CDS encoding SCP2 sterol-binding domain-containing protein, with protein MPFTEPIQAMEKMLEVFNPEAAQGVNAVFQWDVLGDNGGVWHIKVADGTAELVNERHPTPTVSQTCGTDLFLSMVNYEIDGMQAFMSGRLKMTGDMNVAMKIYELFPLPQPGE; from the coding sequence ATGCCTTTTACCGAGCCCATTCAAGCCATGGAAAAGATGCTGGAGGTGTTCAACCCCGAAGCCGCCCAGGGAGTGAACGCGGTGTTCCAGTGGGACGTGCTGGGCGACAACGGCGGGGTCTGGCACATCAAGGTGGCCGACGGCACCGCCGAGCTGGTCAATGAGCGCCACCCCACGCCCACCGTGTCCCAGACCTGCGGCACGGACCTGTTTTTGTCTATGGTCAACTACGAGATCGACGGCATGCAGGCCTTTATGAGCGGGCGGCTCAAGATGACCGGCGACATGAACGTGGCCATGAAGATCTACGAGCTGTTCCCCCTGCCCCAGCCCGGCGAGTAG
- a CDS encoding AMP-binding protein, producing MTQDNLTHSRVVHRALQDKAAEFGNREFLRFGEESFGYQDFDRASDQVAAGLQALGVAKGDKVAILMSNRPEYLFLWFGLSKLGALEVPVNTAHRGDLLAYMLGQSGSKVVVVEEPFLERLVPVLGELPGLERVVVLGGEASDLGKPATAYAAMVANDGTYAPAEVLWNDPFAIVYTSGTTGPSKGSVMPHNYALFMGDICRGAAEYGPEDCLFNALPLFHGNAQFLSTMPALMSGARMVLGRRFSASNFWSEVKKYGCTEFNYIGGILQILYKAEPRPDDLDNPLRVMFGAGAPPDLYKPFEERFGVRLIEGYGMSEIGVPMLNTVRKRKIGSCGPLLPGYQVKLVDDDGLTVPTGQPGECLLRTTEPNCLLLEYHDMPAQTVEAWQDLWFHTGDYLIQDEDGYYHFVDRKKDAIRRRGENISSFEVEKGIRTHEAVMECAAVAVKSAMGEDEVMVCLTLKPGMELSPEELIAHCAERMAYFMVPRYLRFMEALPKTPTERVQKVLLRNQGVTEDTWDREAAGVKLTR from the coding sequence ATGACCCAAGACAACCTGACCCACAGCCGGGTGGTGCACCGCGCCCTACAAGACAAGGCGGCCGAGTTCGGCAACCGCGAGTTCCTGCGCTTCGGCGAGGAGTCCTTTGGCTACCAGGACTTCGACCGCGCCTCGGACCAGGTGGCCGCCGGCCTCCAGGCCCTGGGCGTGGCCAAGGGCGACAAGGTGGCCATCCTCATGAGCAACCGCCCCGAGTACCTGTTCCTGTGGTTCGGCCTGAGCAAGCTGGGCGCGCTGGAGGTGCCGGTGAACACGGCCCACCGCGGCGATCTGTTGGCCTACATGCTGGGCCAGTCGGGCAGCAAGGTGGTGGTGGTGGAGGAGCCCTTCCTGGAGCGCCTGGTCCCGGTGCTGGGCGAGCTGCCCGGCCTGGAGCGGGTGGTGGTGCTGGGCGGGGAGGCCTCGGACCTGGGCAAGCCCGCCACGGCCTACGCCGCGATGGTGGCCAACGACGGAACCTACGCCCCCGCCGAGGTGCTCTGGAACGACCCCTTTGCCATCGTCTACACCTCCGGCACCACCGGGCCTTCCAAGGGCTCGGTGATGCCCCACAACTACGCCCTGTTCATGGGCGACATCTGCCGCGGCGCCGCCGAGTACGGCCCCGAGGACTGCCTGTTCAACGCGCTGCCCCTGTTCCACGGCAACGCGCAGTTCCTCTCCACCATGCCCGCCCTGATGAGCGGGGCGCGCATGGTCTTGGGCAGGCGCTTTTCGGCCAGCAACTTCTGGTCCGAGGTGAAGAAGTACGGCTGCACCGAGTTCAACTACATCGGCGGCATCTTGCAGATCCTCTACAAGGCCGAGCCCAGGCCCGATGACCTGGACAACCCGCTGCGGGTGATGTTCGGGGCCGGCGCGCCGCCGGACCTGTACAAGCCTTTTGAGGAGCGCTTCGGGGTGCGCCTCATCGAGGGCTACGGCATGAGCGAGATCGGGGTGCCCATGCTCAACACGGTGCGCAAGCGCAAGATCGGCTCCTGCGGCCCCTTGCTGCCGGGCTATCAGGTGAAGCTGGTGGACGACGACGGTCTTACCGTTCCCACCGGCCAGCCCGGCGAATGTTTGCTGCGCACCACCGAGCCCAACTGCCTGCTCCTGGAGTACCACGACATGCCCGCCCAGACCGTGGAGGCCTGGCAAGACCTGTGGTTCCATACCGGCGACTATCTGATCCAGGACGAGGACGGCTACTACCATTTCGTGGACCGCAAGAAGGACGCCATCCGCCGCCGGGGCGAGAACATCAGCTCGTTCGAGGTGGAAAAAGGCATCCGCACCCACGAGGCGGTGATGGAGTGCGCCGCCGTGGCCGTGAAGTCGGCCATGGGCGAGGACGAGGTGATGGTGTGCCTGACCCTCAAGCCGGGCATGGAGCTGAGCCCCGAGGAGCTCATCGCCCACTGCGCCGAGCGCATGGCCTACTTCATGGTGCCGCGCTATCTGCGCTTCATGGAGGCCCTGCCCAAGACCCCCACCGAGCGGGTGCAGAAGGTTCTGTTGCGCAATCAGGGAGTGACCGAGGACACCTGGGACCGCGAGGCGGCCGGAGTGAAGCTGACCCGTTGA
- a CDS encoding alcohol dehydrogenase catalytic domain-containing protein — protein sequence MQAVMLKPGHQLALEEVPKPAIDAPGQMLVKVTTTAVCGSDLHIKHGEIPIMPGTVIGHEFVGVVEEVSEGVRLFKPGDRVDVPACLWCGCCSACQRGQVQYCEVGGVWGGGFYKGRPLSGAQTEYVLVPDADMCAVPIPDNVSDEQAILVGDVWGTGYHAVVEGGVGPGDTVAVFGCGPVGLCAIASAMLYSPARLFAIDVLPNRLALAEQLGAEVIDASKVDVTSHILGLTDMRGADVAIEAAGLTTTFNHGLGVLRRGGTLSIVGLFNEPVSLNLPILGLSGVRISMGLGNLGHMRKLMSLLENGRVDLSMLTTHTFELSQAMEAYELFEHHKDKCIKVMLKP from the coding sequence ATGCAAGCGGTAATGCTGAAACCCGGCCACCAGCTGGCCCTGGAGGAAGTGCCCAAGCCGGCCATCGACGCTCCGGGGCAGATGCTGGTCAAGGTGACCACCACCGCCGTCTGCGGGTCTGACCTGCACATTAAACACGGCGAGATCCCCATCATGCCCGGCACGGTGATCGGCCATGAGTTCGTGGGCGTGGTGGAGGAGGTGTCCGAGGGGGTGCGCCTGTTCAAGCCCGGCGACCGGGTGGACGTGCCCGCCTGCCTGTGGTGCGGCTGCTGCTCCGCCTGCCAGCGGGGCCAGGTGCAGTATTGCGAGGTGGGCGGCGTGTGGGGCGGCGGCTTCTACAAGGGCCGCCCGCTCTCCGGGGCCCAGACCGAGTACGTGCTGGTGCCGGACGCGGACATGTGCGCCGTGCCCATCCCGGACAACGTGAGCGACGAGCAGGCCATCCTGGTGGGCGACGTGTGGGGCACCGGCTACCACGCGGTGGTGGAAGGCGGTGTGGGCCCCGGCGACACCGTGGCGGTGTTCGGCTGCGGCCCGGTGGGGCTCTGCGCTATCGCCTCGGCCATGCTCTACAGCCCGGCCCGTTTGTTCGCCATCGACGTATTGCCCAACCGCCTGGCCCTGGCCGAGCAGTTGGGCGCCGAGGTGATCGACGCCAGCAAGGTGGACGTCACCAGCCACATCCTGGGCCTCACCGACATGCGCGGGGCCGACGTGGCCATCGAGGCGGCGGGCCTTACCACCACCTTCAACCACGGCCTGGGGGTGCTGCGCCGGGGCGGGACCTTGTCCATCGTGGGGCTCTTCAACGAGCCGGTCTCCCTGAATCTGCCCATCCTGGGGCTCTCGGGGGTGCGCATCAGCATGGGCCTGGGCAACCTGGGCCACATGCGCAAGCTTATGAGCCTGTTGGAGAACGGCCGCGTGGACCTGTCCATGTTGACCACCCATACCTTCGAGCTTTCCCAGGCCATGGAGGCCTACGAGCTGTTCGAGCATCACAAGGACAAGTGCATCAAGGTGATGCTCAAGCCCTAG